One Streptomyces sp. L2 genomic window carries:
- a CDS encoding DUF402 domain-containing protein produces MADDGAMRRVDARPATRWAPGSSILWRYRENAGPRFHIARPVTVVRDDEKLLAVWLAPGTECVKPVLADGTPVHVEPLRSRYTKPRTVQRDRWFGTGVLKLARPGLPWSVWLFWDPGWRFKNWYVNLEQPLARWADGVDSEDYFLDISVHPDRSWHWRDEDEFAQAQRDGLMDAATAERVRAAGQDAVEVIRAWGPPFSDGWQHWRPDPSWTVPSLPEDWDRTPAHVSS; encoded by the coding sequence ATGGCAGACGACGGAGCGATGAGACGAGTGGACGCGCGCCCTGCGACCCGCTGGGCGCCCGGGAGCAGCATCCTGTGGCGGTACCGGGAGAACGCCGGGCCCCGCTTCCACATCGCGCGCCCCGTCACGGTCGTCCGGGACGACGAGAAGCTGCTCGCGGTGTGGCTGGCGCCCGGCACCGAGTGCGTCAAGCCCGTGCTCGCGGACGGCACACCCGTGCACGTCGAGCCGCTGCGGTCCCGCTACACCAAGCCGCGCACGGTGCAGCGGGACCGCTGGTTCGGCACCGGCGTGCTGAAGCTCGCCCGGCCCGGTCTGCCCTGGTCGGTGTGGCTGTTCTGGGATCCGGGCTGGCGGTTCAAGAACTGGTACGTCAACCTGGAGCAGCCGCTGGCCCGTTGGGCGGACGGCGTCGACTCCGAGGACTACTTCCTGGACATCTCCGTACACCCGGACCGCAGTTGGCACTGGCGGGACGAGGACGAGTTCGCGCAGGCGCAGCGGGACGGCCTGATGGACGCGGCGACCGCCGAGCGGGTGCGGGCGGCCGGGCAGGACGCCGTGGAGGTGATCCGCGCCTGGGGCCCGCCGTTCTCGGACGGCTGGCAGCACTGGCGCCCGGACCCGTCCTGGACGGTACCGTCACTGCCGGAGGACTGGGACCGTACGCCCGCGCATGTGTCCTCATGA
- a CDS encoding SpoIIE family protein phosphatase — translation MDSTRVTEHSTSSYERPQPGVDPAEARGALLRSPKPLGATALPAQARAGETPPGPHQTTPCRQGKEPEVNGPEHAQPDTAEPDTPRPRPAPEGIPPQPGAEQDRAPGGPERRTGRGLPRGRPMPMRRDGDRLRFVGAATRRIARGIDLDEIVMGLCRATVPTFSDAILVYLRDPLPVGDERPTGPVVLRLRRTDRIPEDRDTEGGFLPPPAPESESSELAALAELSAVTAELCEVRPGGALNEVLRGVRPVFADVPAARDALPELLGEGGEAVVPDGQHAILAPLRGRRRVIGAALFLRRPERPAFEADDLLVAAQLATHSALGIDKAVLYGREAYIADELQRTMLPETLPRPTGVRLASRYLPAAETARVGGDWYDAIPLPGSRVALVVGDVMGHSMTSAAIMGQLRTTAQTLAGLDLPPQEVLHHLDEQAQRLGTDRMATCLYAVYDPVTHRITIANAGHPPPVLLHLGGRAEVLRVPPGAPIGVGGVDFEAVELDAPAGATLLLYTDGLVESRLRDVWTGIEQLREKLAATAQLTGPDHPPPLEALCDEVLDMLGPGDRDDDIALLAARFDGIAPSDVAYWTLEPEDAAPGRARRLARRALDRWGMEELSDSVELLVSEVVTNAVRYASRPVTLRLLRTDVLRCEVGDDVPQLPRLRQARATDEGGRGLYLVNKMTRRWGATRLSTGKVVWFELNRG, via the coding sequence ATGGATTCGACACGCGTGACGGAGCACTCCACCTCCTCCTACGAGCGCCCGCAGCCGGGCGTCGACCCCGCGGAGGCCCGCGGGGCGCTCCTGCGTTCCCCGAAGCCGCTCGGCGCGACCGCACTGCCGGCCCAGGCCAGGGCGGGTGAGACGCCCCCCGGGCCGCACCAGACCACGCCCTGCCGCCAGGGGAAGGAGCCCGAAGTCAACGGCCCCGAGCACGCCCAGCCCGACACCGCCGAGCCCGACACCCCCCGGCCGCGTCCGGCGCCGGAGGGCATACCGCCGCAGCCGGGCGCCGAGCAGGACCGGGCGCCGGGCGGGCCGGAGCGCCGTACCGGGCGGGGGCTGCCGCGCGGGCGGCCGATGCCGATGCGGCGGGACGGGGACCGGCTCAGGTTCGTGGGCGCCGCGACCCGGCGGATCGCCCGCGGGATCGACCTGGACGAGATCGTGATGGGTCTGTGCCGGGCGACCGTGCCGACCTTCTCGGACGCGATCCTGGTGTATCTGCGCGACCCGCTGCCCGTCGGCGACGAGCGGCCCACCGGTCCGGTGGTGCTGCGGCTGCGCCGCACCGACCGGATCCCGGAGGACCGGGACACCGAGGGCGGCTTCCTGCCGCCCCCGGCGCCCGAGTCGGAGTCCTCGGAGCTGGCGGCGCTGGCGGAGCTGTCGGCGGTGACCGCCGAGCTGTGCGAGGTACGGCCGGGCGGCGCCCTCAACGAGGTGCTGCGCGGGGTGCGGCCGGTGTTCGCGGACGTGCCCGCCGCCCGGGACGCGCTCCCCGAGCTGCTCGGCGAGGGCGGCGAGGCGGTCGTACCGGACGGGCAGCACGCCATCCTCGCGCCGCTGCGCGGCCGGCGCCGGGTGATCGGCGCGGCGCTGTTCCTGCGCCGCCCGGAGCGGCCCGCGTTCGAGGCGGACGACCTGCTGGTCGCCGCCCAGCTCGCCACGCACAGCGCGCTCGGCATCGACAAGGCGGTGCTGTACGGCCGCGAGGCGTACATCGCCGACGAGCTGCAGCGCACGATGCTGCCGGAGACCCTGCCCCGGCCGACCGGTGTGCGGCTCGCCTCGCGGTACCTGCCGGCGGCGGAGACGGCGCGGGTGGGCGGCGACTGGTACGACGCGATCCCGCTGCCCGGCAGCAGGGTCGCCCTGGTCGTCGGCGACGTCATGGGCCACTCCATGACCTCGGCGGCGATCATGGGCCAGCTGCGCACCACCGCGCAGACGCTGGCCGGGCTCGACCTGCCCCCGCAGGAGGTGCTGCACCACCTCGACGAGCAGGCGCAGCGCCTGGGCACCGACCGCATGGCGACCTGCTTGTACGCCGTCTACGACCCGGTCACGCACCGCATCACCATCGCCAACGCCGGCCATCCGCCGCCCGTGCTGCTGCACCTGGGCGGCCGGGCCGAGGTGCTGCGGGTGCCGCCGGGCGCGCCGATCGGCGTCGGCGGGGTCGATTTCGAGGCGGTCGAGCTGGACGCGCCCGCCGGCGCCACCCTGCTCCTCTACACCGACGGCCTGGTGGAGTCCCGCCTGCGGGACGTGTGGACCGGCATAGAGCAACTGCGGGAGAAGCTGGCCGCGACCGCGCAGCTGACCGGCCCGGACCATCCGCCGCCGCTGGAAGCCCTGTGCGACGAGGTGCTGGACATGCTCGGGCCGGGCGACCGGGACGACGACATCGCGCTGCTCGCCGCCCGCTTCGACGGGATCGCGCCGAGCGATGTGGCGTACTGGACGCTGGAACCGGAGGACGCGGCCCCCGGCCGGGCCCGCCGGCTGGCCCGGCGCGCCCTGGACCGCTGGGGCATGGAGGAGCTGTCGGACTCGGTGGAGCTACTGGTCAGCGAGGTCGTGACGAACGCCGTCCGCTACGCCTCCCGGCCGGTCACGCTCCGCCTGCTGCGCACCGATGTGCTGCGCTGCGAGGTCGGCGACGACGTGCCCCAGCTGCCCCGGCTGCGCCAGGCCCGCGCCACCGACGAGGGCGGGCGCGGCCTGTACCTGGTCAACAAGATGACCCGCCGCTGGGGCGCGACCCGGCTGAGCACCGGCAAGGTGGTGTGGTTCGAGCTGAACCGGGGCTGA
- a CDS encoding transglycosylase domain-containing protein, producing MGRADDRRARQRGGRRAAPKRHRSGSTAPAGTPSAPAGPPGSPTRAGRRAAGKGAKPAKGRIRRLFTWKKILGTFLGFCLLGIGAFVVLYMMVSVPKGNAAAQRQSNVYKYSDGTILARQGDTNREIVDLSKVPRKVQLTFVAAENKTFYHDNGIDLRGTARGLLNTLSGKGKQGGSTITQQYVKNYYLNQDQTVTRKLKELVISLKVDRETSKDDILAGYINTSYYGRGAYGIQAAAQAYYRVDADKLTVAQGAYLAALLQAPSEYDWQAASPAGKKLVKARWNYVLNNMVEESWLPKADRDAMKFPIPKEPKGAPGLGGQKGYLVKLANQQLEQQLMKQDGLTQQQAESAVENNGWTITLNVDRKKQAALEKAMKSQLTSKLDKKKRKVDGVVEPGAVSVDPKTGHIVALYGGQDYYHHYTSNATRKDFQPASTFKPVILAAALEQNAVTQDDKPINANTIYDGDSRHQVVDHGQKVGFAPPNEDEVDYGPITVQKGMDDSVNSVFAQMGTDVGMQKVMDTAKQLGMDTTGMKPVPAQTLGSMGASPLEMAGIYATFDNHGKKVTPTIVKSAEKKGNSVEMPDPIGNQVISATAADTVTSVLTGVVDDGTAKVSVANNPLRKGQQVAGKTGTSDGNKSAWFTGYTPDLVTSVGLFGEQDKSPFAHVSMTGATGLIPGSGRINGGGYPAKIWAAYTFGVTDKAKFDLDTDQGAAVEPSNSPSMSQSPSHTPSQTPSSHPPASHSPSQSPSQSPSQSPSQSPSQSPSQSPSQSPGGGPSGPGGDTGGGDPGGGPGGLPEPPGLGGQ from the coding sequence ATGGGACGAGCGGACGACAGACGAGCGCGACAGCGCGGTGGCCGCCGCGCGGCGCCGAAGCGCCACCGCTCCGGATCCACGGCCCCCGCGGGCACCCCCTCCGCCCCGGCAGGTCCTCCCGGCTCCCCCACCCGGGCCGGCCGCAGGGCCGCCGGCAAAGGGGCGAAACCGGCCAAGGGGCGAATACGCCGGCTCTTCACCTGGAAGAAGATCCTCGGCACGTTCCTCGGGTTCTGCCTGCTCGGCATCGGCGCCTTCGTCGTCCTGTACATGATGGTGAGCGTGCCCAAGGGCAACGCCGCCGCCCAGCGCCAGAGCAACGTCTACAAGTACAGCGACGGCACGATCCTGGCCCGCCAGGGCGACACCAACCGCGAGATCGTGGACCTGTCCAAGGTGCCGCGCAAGGTCCAGCTGACCTTCGTCGCCGCCGAGAACAAGACCTTCTACCACGACAACGGAATCGACCTGCGGGGCACCGCGCGCGGCCTGCTCAACACCCTCTCCGGCAAGGGCAAGCAGGGTGGTTCCACGATCACCCAGCAGTACGTCAAGAACTACTACCTCAACCAGGACCAGACCGTCACGCGCAAGCTGAAGGAACTGGTCATCTCGTTGAAGGTGGACCGCGAGACGTCCAAGGACGACATCCTCGCCGGCTACATCAACACCAGCTACTACGGTCGCGGCGCCTACGGCATCCAGGCCGCCGCCCAGGCCTACTACCGCGTCGACGCCGACAAGCTCACCGTCGCACAGGGCGCCTACCTCGCCGCGCTGCTCCAGGCGCCCAGCGAGTACGACTGGCAGGCCGCCTCGCCCGCCGGTAAGAAGCTGGTGAAAGCCCGCTGGAACTACGTCCTGAACAACATGGTGGAAGAGAGCTGGCTGCCCAAGGCCGACCGCGACGCCATGAAGTTCCCCATACCCAAGGAACCCAAGGGCGCCCCGGGCCTCGGCGGGCAGAAGGGCTACCTGGTCAAGCTCGCCAACCAGCAGCTCGAACAGCAGCTGATGAAGCAGGACGGGCTCACCCAGCAGCAGGCCGAGAGCGCCGTCGAGAACAACGGCTGGACCATCACCCTCAACGTCGACCGGAAGAAGCAGGCCGCGCTGGAGAAGGCCATGAAGAGCCAGCTCACCAGCAAGCTGGACAAGAAGAAGCGCAAGGTGGACGGTGTCGTCGAACCCGGCGCCGTGTCGGTGGATCCCAAGACGGGGCACATCGTCGCCCTGTACGGCGGTCAGGACTACTACCACCACTACACGAGCAACGCCACGCGCAAGGACTTCCAGCCCGCCTCGACGTTCAAGCCGGTCATCCTCGCCGCCGCACTGGAGCAGAACGCCGTCACCCAGGACGACAAGCCCATCAACGCGAACACGATCTACGACGGCGACAGCCGCCACCAGGTCGTCGACCACGGCCAGAAGGTCGGTTTCGCGCCGCCCAACGAGGACGAGGTCGACTACGGGCCGATCACCGTCCAGAAGGGCATGGACGACTCGGTGAACTCCGTCTTCGCCCAGATGGGCACCGACGTGGGCATGCAGAAGGTGATGGACACCGCCAAGCAACTCGGCATGGACACCACCGGCATGAAGCCCGTGCCCGCCCAGACGCTGGGCTCGATGGGCGCCAGCCCGCTGGAGATGGCCGGGATCTACGCCACCTTCGACAACCACGGCAAGAAGGTGACCCCGACCATCGTCAAGTCGGCGGAGAAGAAGGGCAACTCGGTCGAGATGCCCGACCCGATCGGAAACCAGGTCATCAGCGCCACGGCCGCCGACACGGTGACCTCCGTGCTGACCGGCGTGGTCGACGACGGTACGGCCAAGGTCTCCGTGGCGAACAACCCGCTGCGCAAGGGCCAGCAGGTGGCGGGCAAGACGGGTACCTCCGACGGCAACAAGTCGGCCTGGTTCACCGGCTACACACCCGACCTGGTCACCTCGGTGGGACTCTTCGGCGAGCAGGACAAATCGCCGTTCGCGCACGTGAGCATGACCGGCGCCACCGGCCTCATCCCCGGCAGCGGCCGCATCAACGGCGGTGGCTACCCCGCGAAGATCTGGGCCGCCTACACCTTCGGCGTCACCGACAAGGCCAAGTTCGACCTGGACACCGACCAGGGCGCGGCCGTCGAGCCGTCGAACAGCCCGAGCATGAGCCAGAGCCCGTCCCACACGCCGTCGCAGACGCCGTCGAGCCACCCGCCGGCGTCCCATTCCCCCTCGCAGTCGCCGTCGCAGTCGCCGAGCCAGTCCCCGTCGCAGTCGCCGAGCCAGTCGCCGTCGCAGTCGCCGAGCCAGAGCCCGGGCGGCGGCCCCAGTGGTCCCGGCGGCGACACCGGCGGCGGTGATCCGGGCGGCGGCCCCGGGGGCCTCCCCGAACCGCCCGGCCTCGGCGGGCAGTAG
- a CDS encoding SPFH domain-containing protein: MSAHGTDAAATADVPEMPAPRVREFTAHSIGGGLALLLGLIGIGAAVALLAAAASTGSAGAKAGLIPAGILVFLAAVIAMRGLNTVAPGEARVVQLFGRYRGTIRQDGLRWVNPFTSRTRISTRVRNHETAVLKVNDAYGNPIELAAVVVWKVQDTAQAVFEVDDYAEFVATQTETAVRHIAIEYPYDAHDAEGLSLRGNAEEITEKLAVELQARVEAAGVRIVESRFTHLAYAPEIASAMLQRQQAGAVVAARREIVDGAVGMVEAALARIAEQGIVELDEERKAAMVSNLMVVLCGDRAPQPVLNTGSLYQ; encoded by the coding sequence ATGTCCGCACACGGCACCGACGCCGCAGCCACCGCCGACGTACCCGAGATGCCCGCCCCGCGGGTGCGGGAGTTCACCGCCCACAGCATCGGCGGCGGTCTCGCCCTGCTGCTCGGCCTGATCGGGATCGGCGCCGCCGTCGCCCTGCTCGCCGCGGCGGCGTCGACCGGCTCCGCCGGCGCGAAGGCCGGCCTGATCCCGGCCGGGATCCTGGTCTTCCTCGCGGCCGTCATCGCCATGCGCGGACTGAACACGGTCGCGCCGGGCGAGGCCCGGGTCGTCCAGCTCTTCGGCCGGTACCGGGGCACGATCCGGCAGGACGGCCTGCGCTGGGTGAACCCCTTCACCTCGCGCACCCGGATCTCCACCCGGGTCCGCAACCACGAGACGGCCGTCCTGAAGGTCAACGACGCCTACGGCAACCCGATCGAACTGGCCGCGGTCGTGGTCTGGAAGGTCCAGGACACCGCGCAGGCCGTGTTCGAGGTCGACGACTACGCCGAGTTCGTCGCCACGCAGACCGAGACCGCCGTGCGGCACATCGCCATCGAGTACCCCTACGACGCCCACGACGCGGAGGGCCTCTCGCTGCGCGGCAACGCCGAGGAGATCACCGAGAAGCTGGCCGTCGAACTGCAGGCCCGGGTCGAGGCGGCCGGGGTGCGGATCGTGGAGTCGCGCTTCACCCACCTCGCGTACGCTCCCGAGATCGCCTCGGCGATGCTCCAGCGGCAGCAGGCCGGCGCGGTCGTCGCCGCGCGGCGGGAGATCGTCGACGGTGCGGTCGGCATGGTGGAGGCGGCGCTCGCCCGGATCGCGGAGCAGGGGATCGTGGAGCTGGACGAGGAGCGGAAGGCGGCGATGGTGTCCAACCTGATGGTGGTGCTGTGCGGGGACCGGGCGCCGCAGCCGGTCCTCAACACCGGGAGCCTGTACCAGTGA
- a CDS encoding PadR family transcriptional regulator encodes MSIGHTLLGLLESGPRHGYDLKRAFDEKFGHDRPLHYGQVYSTMSRLLKNGLVEVDGIEAGGGPERKRYAITDAGITDVERWLATPEKPEEYLQSALYTKVVLALLTHRDAADILDSQRAEHLRSMRILTDRKRRGDLADQLICDHALFHLEADLRWLELTAARLDKLREAVAR; translated from the coding sequence ATGTCCATCGGTCACACCCTCCTGGGGCTCCTGGAGTCCGGCCCGCGCCACGGCTACGACCTGAAGCGGGCCTTCGACGAGAAGTTCGGTCACGACCGGCCGCTGCACTACGGCCAGGTCTACTCGACCATGTCCCGCCTGCTGAAGAACGGCCTCGTCGAGGTCGACGGGATCGAGGCCGGCGGCGGCCCCGAGCGCAAGCGGTACGCCATCACCGACGCCGGGATCACCGACGTCGAGCGCTGGCTCGCGACACCCGAGAAGCCGGAGGAGTACCTCCAGTCGGCCCTCTACACCAAGGTCGTCCTCGCGCTCCTCACCCACCGCGACGCGGCCGACATCCTCGACTCCCAGCGGGCCGAACACCTGCGCAGCATGCGGATCCTGACCGACCGCAAGCGCCGGGGCGACCTCGCGGACCAGCTGATCTGCGACCACGCCCTGTTCCACCTGGAGGCCGACCTGCGCTGGCTGGAACTGACCGCCGCCCGGCTCGACAAGCTCCGTGAGGCGGTGGCCCGATGA
- a CDS encoding ABC transporter ATP-binding protein, whose translation MTPPPGSLLAAEDLRKAYGPTVALDGAEFSIHPGEVVAVMGPSGSGKSTLLHCLAGIVPPDSGSITYAGRELATMGDAERSALRRSEFGFVFQFGQLVPELTCVENVALPLRLNGTSRKEAERTALGWMERLEVDDLAKKRPGEVSGGQGQRVAVARALVTSPRVLFADEPTGALDSLNGERVMELLTDAARSTNAAVVLVTHEARVAAYSDREIVVRDGKSRDMERAV comes from the coding sequence ATGACTCCTCCTCCCGGCTCCCTGCTGGCCGCCGAGGACCTGCGCAAGGCCTACGGCCCGACGGTCGCCCTCGACGGCGCCGAGTTCTCGATCCACCCCGGCGAGGTCGTCGCCGTCATGGGCCCCTCCGGGTCCGGCAAGTCGACGCTGCTGCACTGCCTCGCCGGGATCGTGCCCCCCGACTCCGGCTCCATCACCTACGCCGGCCGCGAGCTGGCCACGATGGGCGACGCCGAGCGCAGTGCGCTGCGCCGCTCCGAGTTCGGGTTCGTGTTCCAGTTCGGGCAGCTCGTGCCGGAGCTGACCTGCGTGGAGAACGTGGCGCTGCCGCTCCGGCTGAACGGCACCTCCCGCAAGGAGGCCGAACGGACCGCGCTCGGCTGGATGGAGCGGCTGGAGGTCGACGACCTCGCGAAGAAGCGGCCCGGTGAGGTCTCCGGCGGCCAGGGGCAGCGGGTCGCCGTCGCCCGCGCGCTGGTCACCAGCCCGCGCGTGCTGTTCGCGGACGAGCCGACCGGCGCGCTGGACTCCCTCAACGGCGAGCGCGTGATGGAGCTGCTGACCGACGCGGCCCGCTCCACCAACGCCGCCGTCGTCCTCGTCACCCACGAGGCCCGGGTGGCCGCCTACTCCGACCGCGAGATCGTCGTACGGGACGGCAAGTCCCGGGACATGGAGCGGGCCGTATGA
- a CDS encoding FtsX-like permease family protein: MKIRQWSRDLGMGAKFAFTGGREGWVRVLLTAVGVGLGVALLLLTTAIPNALAVRHDRDQARLDYTYGRKHVVKSDDTLVISDANTTYHGKDVRGRLVEPEGPRAPLAPGLSAYPAPGEMVVSPALKRLLDSGDGTLLRERLPYRVVGTIGEPGLIGSHELAYYAGAKNLASRINGWQTARITEFGNPQPSSDRADPVLILLVLVVFVVLLMPVAVFIAAAVRFGGERRDRRLAALRLVGSDSRMTRRIAAGEALGGSLVGLVFGLVFFLLGRELAGSVEIMDISVFPSYLNPTPALAALVAVAVPAAAVLVTLFALRGVVIEPLGVVRTAKQARRRLWWRLLLPLGGLAMLSPMIGQGRDNGNFNEYLVIGGVLLLLIGVTALLPWIVEAVVNRLGPGGVAWQLAVRRLQLSSGTAARMVNGVAVAVAGAIALQMVFAGVESDYTKETGKDVTQAQMQVNLVRGTSMAAAQAKLAATKGVRKATALASSDAAALSWHSKKGPGTSVPLTVGDCTALRTVAHLPSCKDGDVFTLKGADQSYVSDADVAKLAKPGRALHLSTDYGVGEGPNVEWTVPHGLKQARAITAPDGIVFGGFLLTPSALPHSAAPFVSSTVYLSLDTSVPDVYEYARNTAAAIDPLSDATVWAATEQARKFTSIRTGLLAGATCVLALIGASLLVSQLEQLRERKKLLSSLVAFGTRRRTLGLSVLWQTAIPIALGLLLAGAVGLTLGLVLLKMVGATVSVDWPSVLTMSGIGAAVVLTVTALSLPPLFRLMRPDGLRTE; this comes from the coding sequence ATGAAGATCCGGCAGTGGTCCCGGGACCTGGGCATGGGGGCCAAGTTCGCCTTCACCGGCGGGCGCGAGGGCTGGGTACGGGTCCTGCTGACGGCCGTGGGCGTGGGTCTGGGCGTGGCTCTGCTGCTGCTGACGACCGCGATCCCCAACGCGCTGGCGGTACGGCACGATCGCGACCAGGCCCGGCTCGACTACACGTACGGCCGCAAGCACGTGGTGAAGTCCGACGACACCCTGGTGATCTCGGACGCGAACACCACGTACCACGGCAAGGACGTGCGGGGCCGGCTGGTGGAGCCCGAGGGGCCGCGCGCACCGCTCGCGCCGGGCCTGTCGGCGTATCCGGCGCCGGGCGAGATGGTGGTCTCCCCCGCGCTGAAGCGCCTGCTCGACTCCGGGGACGGCACGCTGCTGCGTGAGCGGCTGCCGTACCGCGTGGTCGGCACGATCGGGGAGCCGGGTCTCATCGGCTCGCACGAACTGGCGTACTACGCGGGCGCGAAGAACCTGGCGTCGCGCATCAACGGCTGGCAGACCGCCCGGATCACCGAGTTCGGCAACCCGCAGCCGTCCTCCGACCGGGCCGACCCGGTGCTGATCCTGCTCGTGCTGGTCGTGTTCGTGGTCCTCCTCATGCCGGTGGCCGTGTTCATCGCGGCGGCCGTACGGTTCGGCGGCGAGCGGCGCGACCGCAGGCTGGCCGCGCTGCGGCTGGTCGGCTCCGACAGCCGGATGACCCGGCGGATCGCGGCGGGCGAGGCGCTCGGCGGGTCGCTGGTCGGACTGGTCTTCGGGCTGGTCTTCTTCCTGCTCGGCCGGGAACTCGCGGGCTCCGTCGAGATCATGGACATCAGCGTGTTCCCCAGCTACCTCAACCCCACGCCCGCGCTGGCCGCGCTGGTCGCGGTCGCCGTGCCGGCGGCGGCGGTCCTGGTCACGCTGTTCGCGCTGCGCGGGGTCGTCATCGAGCCGCTGGGCGTGGTCCGTACGGCGAAGCAGGCGCGCCGCCGGCTGTGGTGGCGGCTGCTGCTGCCGCTGGGCGGCCTCGCGATGCTGTCCCCGATGATCGGCCAGGGCCGGGACAACGGGAACTTCAACGAGTACCTGGTGATCGGCGGCGTCCTGCTGCTGCTCATCGGGGTGACCGCGCTGCTGCCATGGATCGTGGAGGCGGTCGTCAACCGCCTGGGTCCGGGCGGGGTCGCCTGGCAACTCGCGGTACGGCGGCTGCAGTTGAGCAGTGGTACGGCCGCCCGCATGGTGAACGGGGTCGCGGTCGCGGTGGCCGGCGCGATCGCCCTCCAGATGGTGTTCGCGGGCGTCGAGAGCGATTACACCAAGGAGACCGGCAAGGACGTCACCCAGGCCCAGATGCAGGTCAACCTGGTGCGGGGTACGTCCATGGCCGCGGCGCAGGCGAAGCTGGCCGCCACCAAGGGCGTACGCAAGGCGACCGCTCTCGCGAGCTCGGACGCCGCCGCACTGAGCTGGCACAGCAAGAAGGGACCGGGCACCTCGGTGCCCCTGACCGTCGGCGACTGCACCGCGCTGCGCACCGTGGCCCACCTGCCCTCGTGCAAGGACGGGGACGTCTTCACGCTGAAGGGGGCCGACCAGTCGTACGTCTCGGACGCCGACGTGGCGAAGCTGGCCAAGCCGGGTCGCGCGCTCCACCTCTCCACGGACTACGGCGTCGGCGAGGGCCCGAACGTCGAGTGGACCGTGCCGCACGGGCTGAAGCAGGCCCGCGCGATCACCGCCCCGGACGGGATCGTGTTCGGCGGGTTCCTGCTGACCCCGTCCGCGCTGCCCCACAGCGCGGCGCCGTTCGTCAGCTCGACGGTGTACCTGTCGCTCGACACGTCCGTACCGGACGTGTACGAGTACGCCCGCAACACCGCGGCCGCGATCGACCCGTTGTCGGACGCCACGGTGTGGGCGGCCACCGAGCAGGCCCGCAAGTTCACCTCCATCCGTACCGGTCTGCTGGCCGGCGCCACCTGTGTGCTGGCACTGATCGGGGCGAGCCTGCTGGTCTCCCAGCTGGAGCAGTTGCGCGAGCGGAAGAAGCTGCTGTCGTCGCTGGTCGCCTTCGGCACCCGGCGCCGCACGCTGGGCCTGTCGGTGCTGTGGCAGACGGCGATCCCGATCGCGCTGGGCCTGCTGCTGGCCGGCGCCGTGGGTCTGACGCTGGGCCTGGTGCTGCTGAAGATGGTGGGGGCGACGGTGTCGGTGGACTGGCCGAGCGTGCTCACGATGAGCGGGATCGGCGCGGCCGTCGTCCTCACGGTCACCGCCCTCAGCCTGCCGCCCCTGTTCCGCCTGATGCGCCCGGACGGGCTGCGCACGGAGTAG
- a CDS encoding LysR substrate-binding domain-containing protein, with protein sequence MTAGSGRRRQPSLSQLRAFAAVAEYLHFRDAAAAIGMSQPALSGAVSALEDALGVTLLERTTRKVLLSPAGERLAVRAKAVLDEVGALMEEAEAVRAPFTGVLRLGVIPTVAPYLLPTVLRLVHERYPDLDLQVHEEQTANLVDGLSSGRLDLLLLAVPLGVPGVTELPLFDEDFVLVTPLDHWLGGREGIPRAALRELNLLLLDEGHCLRDQALDICREAGRKDVPVTTTAAGLSTLIQLVAGGLGCTLLPRTALKVEATRSSHLLTGYFADPAPSRRIALAMRTGAARGAEYHELAAALREALRPMPVRVVEQREG encoded by the coding sequence GTGACTGCGGGTAGTGGAAGGCGGAGGCAGCCGAGCCTCTCTCAGTTGCGCGCCTTCGCCGCCGTCGCCGAGTACCTGCACTTCCGGGACGCGGCGGCCGCCATCGGGATGAGCCAGCCCGCGCTGTCCGGGGCGGTCTCGGCGCTGGAGGACGCCCTGGGCGTGACCCTCCTCGAGCGTACGACGCGCAAGGTGCTGCTCTCGCCCGCCGGGGAGCGGCTGGCCGTACGGGCGAAGGCGGTGCTGGACGAGGTCGGGGCGCTCATGGAGGAGGCCGAGGCGGTGCGGGCCCCGTTCACCGGGGTGCTCCGGCTCGGCGTTATCCCGACCGTCGCGCCCTACCTGCTGCCGACCGTGCTGCGGCTGGTCCACGAGCGGTACCCGGACCTCGACCTCCAGGTGCACGAGGAGCAGACCGCGAATCTCGTCGACGGCCTGTCCTCGGGCCGGCTGGACCTGCTGTTGCTGGCGGTCCCGCTGGGCGTGCCCGGTGTCACCGAACTCCCCCTGTTCGACGAGGACTTCGTGCTGGTCACCCCGCTCGACCACTGGCTCGGCGGCCGCGAGGGCATCCCGCGCGCGGCCCTGCGCGAACTCAACCTGCTGCTCCTGGACGAAGGGCACTGCCTGCGCGACCAGGCCCTGGACATCTGCCGCGAGGCCGGTCGCAAGGACGTCCCGGTCACCACCACGGCCGCCGGGCTGTCGACGCTGATCCAGCTCGTCGCCGGCGGCCTCGGCTGCACCCTGCTGCCGCGTACCGCGCTGAAGGTGGAGGCGACCCGCAGCAGCCATCTGCTCACCGGCTACTTCGCCGATCCCGCGCCCAGCCGCCGCATCGCCCTCGCCATGCGCACCGGCGCCGCCCGCGGCGCCGAGTACCACGAACTGGCGGCGGCCCTCCGGGAGGCACTACGGCCCATGCCGGTGAGGGTGGTCGAACAGCGGGAGGGGTGA